In Bacillus weihaiensis, the genomic stretch GATAATCACGATGGAATACCGGATCGGACGGTCTACCAGCTACTTGCGGATTATCAAAAAGGACCTAACGGTGGGAATGGGTTTCTCCGTCTTATGAAAGTGGACAAAGAAACAAACTCTATTGATGTTCAAACGTATTCGCCCTACACGAATCAATTTTCCTTTTATGACCCAATTGAATACCCATTAAAGGATCAGTTTACAATGAATATCGATGTCCAAGCATCTAGAAAAATGGTTAGCACAAGAAGTTTTGAGGTGAAGGTTTATAGGGAGTTGGAGGAAGAAAGGGTTGCAAAGGGTACTGTCCTCAAGTAAGGACGTTGCTGAGCCTTTCTCTATCTTCTTTATTTCTTCAAAAAAAGTTAGCCCCTCATACAAGCTGAAGGGGGCTAACCGACACTTCATCATGATGATACAAGTATGGCTTCATAGCCCTTCTGCTTTAGTTCGCGTATAAGCTGTTCTGCATGTTTTTTGTGTGTAAAGGCACCTACTTGCACTTTATATACGTGTACGGACGTTTTTTCAGCAGTGGTCTTTTTGGAGGATAACTTGTAATGGGATGCAATGGCATCGGATATGGCTTTTGCACATTTCTTTCTGTATGAAGCTGATCGAAGCAGAGCTGCCTCTTCCTTGTTTGTCATAAACCCACATTCACATAAAATAGCGGTCATGCTTGTCTCTTTCAATACATAAAAGTTAGCCTGCTTCACTCCTCGGTTCTTTCGGTTTGTTTGCCTTACAAGCTCTCGTTGAACAGAAGTGGCGAGAAGATAGGCCTCATGGGGCTTCGTTACATAAATAAACGTTTCTATCCCTTCTGCTTCTGTCCAGTTACTCCCATTTCCGTAGGCATTAGCATGTATGGAAAGAAAACAATCAACCTTTTCTGAGTTTGCCAATGCTACCCTCTCCTGTAAAGGTACATCCTTTTTGTCAGAATGAGAAAAAAGGACTGAGATCCCCTCATATTGAAGAAGGTTGGTTTTTACCTCTTTTGCAACAGCAGAATTAAACTCATACTCCTTCATCCCATCCACCGATCGTTTTCCAGGTGTGTTAGGACCATGACCTGCATCAATTAGTATTTTCATTGTTAGCCTCCTGATTAGTTTTTCACCTACCATATAGTTGAGGAAGTAGCCACAGTAGCAAAAATCACCGAAAAAACATCGTGGAAAATACAAATTGAGGTGCTGGGAATGAAACAGATTTCTAAATCACGACATGATTCATTAACTTCTTATTTTGGATTGTGGCGGTCTAATGCTAAAATAAGAGAGGAGTCAATTGTGTACAAGAGCTGAGCTTGATTTGCTCTTGGTAAAAAGGAGGATAAATCGTGCCAAAAGTACGTACTAAAGATCTCATGCATAAATTTAATCTTGAACTGGTCAGTGGTGAAGAGGGAATTAACCGTCCGATCACAACAAGTGATCTATCTCGTCCAGGAATTGAAATGGCTGGTTTTTTTACATATTATCCAAAAGAAAGAGTGCAGCTGCTTGGTAAAACAGAGATTTCATTTTTCCATCAGCTATCTGAGCAAGAACGAAAGCACCGTATGGACGAGCTTTGTACGGAAGTAACTCCTGCTATCATCCTTTCGAGAGAGTTAGAAGCTCCACCGGAATTAATAAAAGCGTCAGAAAAAACAGGTACACCTGTATTACGTTCATCTATGAAAACAACAAGATTATCAAGTCATTTAACTAACTTTTTAGAAGGAAAGCTTGCGCCAACAACAGCTGTTCATGGTGTATTAGTTGATATTTACGGGGTCGGTGTACTCATTATTGGGAAAAGTGGCGTAGGTAAAAGTGAAACAGCTCTTGAGCTTGTTAAGCGCGGACATCGTCTTGTGGCAGATGATTGTGTTGAAATTCGTCAAGAAGATCAAGACACGCTAATTGGGAGCTCGCCAGAATTAATCGAGCACTTATTGGAGATTCGTGGACTTGGCATCATTAACGTAATGACCTTGTTCGGTGCAGGGGCAGTTCGTAGCTTCAAGCGGATTACATTAGTCATTAATCTTGAGCTTTGGGACCAAAATAAGCAGTATGATCGCTTAGGTCTAGAAGAAGATAAGATGAGAATTATTGATACAGACTTAACAAAGTTAACTGTTCCTGTTCGTCCTGGCCGAAACTTAGCTGTTATCATTGAGGTTGCTGCCATGAACTATCGTCTTAAATTAATGGGCGTTAATGCAGCAGAGCAATTTACAAGTAAGCTTGCAGGTGTCATTGAAGAAGGAGACCAGGAAGAAGAATAATACAGGAAATGGAATCGGACTCTATAGGCCGGTTCCATCTATTTTTATGAAAAAAGTATTTTCGTCACACGAGAAAAGGAAAATGTTGTATTGTTAAGTTGTGGTGAAAGCTGGAGTTTCCTAGACCCCCTACAGGAAGTGGAAGGTCGTCTACGGGTTTAACAGAAAAAAAGAAAAAAACTCTAATGGATGAAGGGCGTTATCTATAAAATACATAGCAATGATCTAAAGAGGGAGATGAAGAAATGGAAGAGAGTATTAAGCCTCTTGACCCGGTATTTTTACAATTAGGTCCTATTCAAATTCACTGGTACGGTGTCATTATCGGTTTAGGTGCATTACTTGGATTGTGGATTGCTGTCAGGGAGAGTGAGCGCAGAGGTCTACATAAAGATACTTTTGTCGATCTTGTCCTATTTGCTATACCTATGGCCATTTTAGGTGCAAGAGCCTATTATGTTATTTTTCAATGGGATTATTATTCTCAAAACCCAGGGGATATCATTAAAATTTGGAATGGTGGACTTGCGATCCATGGTGGCTTGATTGCGGCATTTATTACGGGAGCTGTATTTGCTCGTGTGAAGAACATTTCTTTTTGGAAGCTAGCAGATATTGCAGCGCCGAGTATTATCCTCGGGCAGGCAATTGGTCGATGGGGTAACTTTATGAACCAAGAGGCACATGGTGGTCCTGTGACAAGAGAATTCTTAGAAGGATTGTTTTTGCCTGAATTTATTGTGAATCAAATGTATATTAATGGTCAGTACTATCATCCTACCTTCCTTTATGAATCGTTATGGAGTATCGTTGGGTTTATAGGGTTACTGCTTCTTAGAAAAGCGAATTTTAGAAGAGGTGAGCTTTTCTTAACATATGTTATTTGGTATTCAATTGGACGTTATTTTGTGGAAGGATTAAGAACAGACAGCTTAATGCTTACAGAATCTTTACGTATTGCACAAGTTATCTCAATTGTTCTTGTCCTTGTGGCGGTTGGTGTCATCATTTACCGCCGTATGAAAGGATATTCAAATGTAAGGTACTTAGATACAGATCAATAAAAGCAAATAGCAGCAACGGGAGGAGACAAAATGGGGAAAAGTTTTAAATTGGGACTTCAAGCTGGGCTTCAAACAACATGGACATTAGGAAAAGTTATTTTTCCAATTACTCTCATTGTTAGCATGCTTCAATTTACTCCAGTTTTAGATTGGATTGCGAAGCTCATTACGCCGTTGATGGGGATCTTTGGTTTGTCAGGTGAAGCGGCTATTCCACTAGTCATAGGGAATTTTCTTAATTTATATGCAGGAATCGGAGCTATTTTATCACTAGACCTTACAGTGAAAGAAGTGTTTATCCTTGCATTAATGCTTTCTTTTTCACACAATCTATTGATAGAATCTTCTGTTGCAGCAAAGGTTGGCTTAAAGCTATGGGTCATTTTAGCTGTGAGAATTGGGCTTGCTCTTGTATCTGCCATTATTGTAAACCTTGTATGGCAAGGTGGTAGTGAGATGGCAAAGTACGGGTTTGTGAGTACATCAGAGGCTGTTCCAGATGGCTGGTTTGAAATAATCCTCATGGGTGTGCAAAAGGCTGCTTTAGGTGTAGTCCAGCTTGCACTTATTGTCATACCACTTATGATTATTATCCAATTCTTAAAGGATCTTGGTTTATTAAAAGTTTTCACAAAATGGATGGCGCCTGTAACAAGACTATTAGGGATGAAAGAAAATACGTCTATGACATTAGTAGCTGGTCTAACTATTGGTTTAGCATATGGTGCTGGAGTGATGATTCAAGCGGTTAAAGAAGATAATGTAAGTAAAAAGGATTTAACTTTAGCCTTTATCTTTTTAGTGGCCTGCCACGCGGTTGTGGAGGATACGTTAATATTTATTCCATTAGGTATTCCGGTTTTACCATTGCTGATAATCAGGTTAGTAGTAGCCATCGTTCTAACCATTACAATTGCAGCTATTTGGAAGAGAGCAGAAGTTTCACCTAGAAGAAAGGAAGCGACTTATGAAGGTTAATACGATTTTATTTGATTTAGATGGAACATTGATTAATACTAACGAATTAATTATTGAGTCTTTTCTACACACATTAAAGACATATTATCCTAATCAATACGAGAGAGAGGACGTGTTTCCGTTTATCGGACCGACTCTCTTTGATACGTTTAACAGGATGAATCCTGAAAAAACAGAGGAAATGATCAAGGTATATCGAAAGTTTAATCATGAACAGCATGATCTACTGGTAAAAGAATTTGATACGGTCTTTGAAACGGTGAAAACATTAAAGGAACGTGGTTTTAAGCTAGGGATTGTGACAACGAAGATTAGAGACACGGTTAACATGGGTCTAAAGCTAACGAAGCTCGATCAATTCTTTGACGTGGTTGTAACCTTAGATGATGTAGAGCATGCGAAGCCACATCCAGAGCCTGTCTTAAAAGCTTTAGAACAGCTACATGCAACACCAGAAGAAGCAATCATGGTTGGAGACAATCATCATGATGTAGAAGCAGGCCAAAATGCTGGTACTAAGACAGCTGGTGTATCTTGGAGTATAAAAGGGAGAGACTACATCAGTAGCTATAATCCTGACTACATATTGGAAACAATGAGTG encodes the following:
- a CDS encoding N-acetylmuramoyl-L-alanine amidase, whose translation is MKILIDAGHGPNTPGKRSVDGMKEYEFNSAVAKEVKTNLLQYEGISVLFSHSDKKDVPLQERVALANSEKVDCFLSIHANAYGNGSNWTEAEGIETFIYVTKPHEAYLLATSVQRELVRQTNRKNRGVKQANFYVLKETSMTAILCECGFMTNKEEAALLRSASYRKKCAKAISDAIASHYKLSSKKTTAEKTSVHVYKVQVGAFTHKKHAEQLIRELKQKGYEAILVSS
- the hprK gene encoding HPr(Ser) kinase/phosphatase, which codes for MPKVRTKDLMHKFNLELVSGEEGINRPITTSDLSRPGIEMAGFFTYYPKERVQLLGKTEISFFHQLSEQERKHRMDELCTEVTPAIILSRELEAPPELIKASEKTGTPVLRSSMKTTRLSSHLTNFLEGKLAPTTAVHGVLVDIYGVGVLIIGKSGVGKSETALELVKRGHRLVADDCVEIRQEDQDTLIGSSPELIEHLLEIRGLGIINVMTLFGAGAVRSFKRITLVINLELWDQNKQYDRLGLEEDKMRIIDTDLTKLTVPVRPGRNLAVIIEVAAMNYRLKLMGVNAAEQFTSKLAGVIEEGDQEEE
- the lgt gene encoding prolipoprotein diacylglyceryl transferase is translated as MEESIKPLDPVFLQLGPIQIHWYGVIIGLGALLGLWIAVRESERRGLHKDTFVDLVLFAIPMAILGARAYYVIFQWDYYSQNPGDIIKIWNGGLAIHGGLIAAFITGAVFARVKNISFWKLADIAAPSIILGQAIGRWGNFMNQEAHGGPVTREFLEGLFLPEFIVNQMYINGQYYHPTFLYESLWSIVGFIGLLLLRKANFRRGELFLTYVIWYSIGRYFVEGLRTDSLMLTESLRIAQVISIVLVLVAVGVIIYRRMKGYSNVRYLDTDQ
- a CDS encoding nucleoside recognition domain-containing protein; this encodes MGKSFKLGLQAGLQTTWTLGKVIFPITLIVSMLQFTPVLDWIAKLITPLMGIFGLSGEAAIPLVIGNFLNLYAGIGAILSLDLTVKEVFILALMLSFSHNLLIESSVAAKVGLKLWVILAVRIGLALVSAIIVNLVWQGGSEMAKYGFVSTSEAVPDGWFEIILMGVQKAALGVVQLALIVIPLMIIIQFLKDLGLLKVFTKWMAPVTRLLGMKENTSMTLVAGLTIGLAYGAGVMIQAVKEDNVSKKDLTLAFIFLVACHAVVEDTLIFIPLGIPVLPLLIIRLVVAIVLTITIAAIWKRAEVSPRRKEATYEG
- the ppaX gene encoding pyrophosphatase PpaX, whose protein sequence is MKVNTILFDLDGTLINTNELIIESFLHTLKTYYPNQYEREDVFPFIGPTLFDTFNRMNPEKTEEMIKVYRKFNHEQHDLLVKEFDTVFETVKTLKERGFKLGIVTTKIRDTVNMGLKLTKLDQFFDVVVTLDDVEHAKPHPEPVLKALEQLHATPEEAIMVGDNHHDVEAGQNAGTKTAGVSWSIKGRDYISSYNPDYILETMSDLLPIVGVE